Within Porites lutea chromosome 2, jaPorLute2.1, whole genome shotgun sequence, the genomic segment TTGAGCGCCCAGATGTCGAATGAAATTACCTTCTCATTGCAACGCTCTTAAGTGGGACCCCTGGCGTTTTCCAATCATAGTCCACATCATAATCATACACAACATACACTATTTCAGTAAATCAGACGCCGCAATAGCTAAAATCTTGAACGGCACTCACAGTGTTGAAAGTGCGACTCACTATTCCCCCTGCCTTTGCGTTATTTATCGTCATAACAGACAAAACAATGTTCTGCATTTTCTTTGCCCATATCATTGGCTTAAAAAACCCTAGCCATATTTCTCTCTAACATCCGTCGTATCGAAGATACAACATTGCGTTTCCCTGTTGGccataaaaacaaagaaactgaAAGGCATCGAGCATCCATCGAAGAAGCCTTCAAGCAACCGGAAGTGACCGTCATCAATCGGCGAAGCCTGAAGAGATTTCAGTATAATGACCGTCACGAAGTTGTttaaaattggccattttacaTAAAGAATTGTAGAATTTAACAAATTCAGCATGAAGCAGGTTTGAAAACCGAAAGAAAAAAGCAAGTCTCATGTTGACGTTAAAGCAGAATATCAATAGaaataaaataccaaaataaGTAAAAGCATCAGGGATATAATGCATTGGAAACTGCCACAATGATTTCTTTATCCGAGTGCAACGCCTGGTTTGCTGTATTCCTTATCGAGTCAGTTGCTATAGTAACAGTGAACCTCCTATCAATCATCCTTTTTATGAAGAATAGTAATCTTCAGACTCGTGGCATGTACTTGGTCATAAACCTAACAGTAGCTGATATGCTTGTTGgaggattttcaatgattggTCTACTTCTGTTCTTAGGCACCGGATGCGACAGTGAGACAAACACAAGATCAACCTCTGGAATGTACATTACatcagtttttgttttctattggtTTCCAATGACTTCCCTCGCGAacattgcagtaatttctttaGATAGGTTACATGCGACATTTCTTCCATTCAAACATCGAGTTATCCAAACATGGGTCTACTGGGTAACAGCTGTTTGTGTCTGGGGTTCAGCTGCAATGGTATCAACTCTTATTGTGACATGGCGAGTTAACCTCCTTGGGAAAGAATGGacccattttttgtttttatggcaGTCATACTGTTGTTGTGTCTATTTGTTATCTGTGTTTCATACGCCTCCATTGTCGTTAAATTTCTTTGTGGGACGCATCCTCAGCAACAAAGTGCAGCTAACAGACAAAAAAACTGACTGTGACACTTTTCATAATGACTATTGTATCGTTATTGATATGGCTACCATTTGCTATAGGATCTTTCGTCTATCTTACATCTAATAGTATTTACTCCCTTTATTACCTAAAACACTTAAATGCGCAGTATGCTTTACTGGTTTTATCTTATGCAAACTCGCTCGTTAATCCCTTCATTTACACAATCAGAATGCCGGAGTTCAAAAAAGCTCTTCTGATGTTATTTAAACGTCGGCAAAAACAAGATGCTGCTATGATTCGTCTTCAGGCCCGTTAGTGTAATTGGCACCTCATGTAAGGAAATCCGGATTCTGGAATTCGGAAAGATTTTGCTTGTGAAATTCGGAATCCAGGGCTTAGAATCctgaattcagctcaaggaatctggaattccACAAACGATTTGAATCAGGAATCAAGTACCTGGAAGTCAGACCCCAAGAGTGGCTGTTTTGTATTGCCTTTAATGGGACGAACCTTAAATTACACTATTTATCGTAACCTCAAGATGATTTCAAACCATATCCGCGACCTTATTACTCTAAAGGCTATTTATTATAAAAGGCATAGCTTTACTACTAAGTTTGGAGTCGATAAAATCATAAATATCGCTTTGATACCTACTTAATAGTACGTTTCTCggccttgttttgttttcagttacTAAAGATATGCTTTTTGCAATACTGTGAAGTGTTACTTCAGCGCAAGAAAGATCATCGTTTAAACTGCAGAAGCTGAGTCTCCGTTGATCATCTTTACGGTTTACGTTAATTCTTTATCTTACTTTCTTACTTGCAACCGATTAAAAGATCCTGGAAATCGAACAGTTTTGTTGTTGGAAGATCAACGTTAAGTAATAAATATGGGCTGCTCCGAACCAATCGAATTCgagcattttgttattgacacagtTTTTATATGAAAATATTTAAACAGGGTAACCATGCATGGAGGGTTCACGCTCTTTTCTGCGAGAAGGAGTAAGGAAATGTTGAAAGAATTAACTAGAAACAAAAGTGCCGTATTTTACGATATGGAATTGCTTTCCTAATAACGTTTGGGGCCTGGGCCTTGATCAGCAGAATTACATGCAGGTTAGAGTCGGTGCAACGTTTATATACACCACGAATAACAAATTAAAGCTTTGCAGTGCGCACGCGGCCAAGGGAACAGAAGTGATGATGATTGATGCCAAGTTGAAAAGTTTCCAGTTTAGAACCCAAGTGGTTCAATCCTACCTTGAAAATAGGAAACAACAATGCTTGATCAATAATGATTTCCCTGCGTCGGAACGGTTACTTTTTCTGTTATGTAGAAACGATCTTCCAAACTATGCTAATTGCAAACAGATTTATTCCCCTCTGACCATCAGACGGCGTTTAGGAAACCTTTATTGTGATCTAAACAATATATTTATGAATAGCTCGAAACCAATAAAACCATCGAAAACAAAGTGCATGTTTATATCATccaagcaacaaaaaaatacatatagAACAAAAAACTCCCCACCCTTTAATACTTTTTCTTATTGTGCGCTCCTAAACCCATGCAGTTTTAAGTGCGCATTAGCGTACGAGTTAGCTCATAGGAGGCGTTTTTAACTTCAATTGCTGAAAGAGTTGGAtgatttgtgcaattttcagctcttcgtAAGCAATGAGGAAGAAAGTAGTAGCCATTTAAAACCGCGAAATTTCTGATTGGCCTAAACGTTAATAAGCCCATACATTCGTTGTAAAGTTTGAGTTTCTAAAGATAATTTCTTCGACAATATTCTGTGTATCGGGCTCAAATTTGCACAGATAACTAAAATTGGAATATTCTTTCGATGTTTAGacagtttattttatttgcttgaTCAGAGAATGAAAGATATacgttaatgaggcaaaaaatataaacaaagatTCACCTATAGCTTCGCTGCGGAGgctaaaaatgcaaaaacaccTGCCCGTGGTCAAATAAGTCAGTAATGAACACTGCGCCTCAAATTACAACGTCTACAATCAGTAGATCGTAATGTCAGTTTGTTTGGCCAACTTGgcaaaatatatatgtataaataaaagtaTGAATAGCCTGACTGTACGTGCTTGACTCGAAGAAGTCTCGATTACTCGAGCGACTTATCACTTGGAGTCTATAATAACAttacttgacccgtgaaacagTATTCAACTTTTAGTGTCAAAAAGTTGCAATTAgacaaaataaagggatgaaaaTAGAATATCATAATTAATTATCTATTTCACAGGTAACGTTAAACTATCACGATCTGCTCATAAACTGACAAATTTTGTCGTGACGCTACTATATATACGGGCGTACAAATCAATTAACAGCTACTCTAATGCGATAACCTTAATACAGAGCGCGGCGAATTAAATATTTTAAGCGAAGCTCAAAATATACTAATAACTATCTATTTCACAGGTAACGTTAAATCCCTCCAATCAGAAATAATGTGCCATTTATAACTAGAGAGGAAGAACTTTTTTGTCGTGAAAgcttcaaattttaaaatgtatttacagAAAGGCTTTCAAGAAAAGGcagaagacaataaaaaaatgggTCACATAACGAAGAGACCAAGTGAACGTAGTTATGTTTAGGTGGAAGGTAATGACCTCTCGTGTACCTCTGTCATCCAATACGATTGTGCAAACGTAATTACTTCGTGTTCAGACCTGTTCCTCTTCTAGGCTTTTTGAACGGTACTCCGTAACAGGGGCTACCGTCTACTACTTGCAAGTTATTCTTCTTCCGCGACCAAAGAAGGAAATTTTCAGCTCTCGGATGTAACGAACTATTAAACCCTTCATCGAcaacaaatagaaagaaagtgTTTGATTTAAGTGCCTTCTTAACGAGACAAGAAGTACCTCTGTGTTGCTAAAGGATCAAATTCTTTAATATGGATAAACATAGGAAGGCGTTCAAGAAAGGATGGAAAACAATTTACAAAATTGGATGACATAACAGAGAAGGGCAAGTTAGTAATAGTTTAAGTCTCCCTAGTGTCACTGTAATCCAATACGATTGTGCGGATGTAAATACAAGCTCTATGCCCAGGCCTGCATGCATCTGGGTTTCCTTTAAACAGGTTTTCCGTAACCATACGGGCTTCCCGAAGGACGTGTTGCAAATCATTTTGTTCCGCGTCCAGAGTAAGACGTTCTACAGCGTttatattatacacttaatgtcagttcccgagggaaacagttagttttgttttcccgagagtcctgatgtttcccgagacgaagtcgagggaaacatcaggactcgagggaaaacaaaactaactgtttctcGAGGGaactgacattaagtgttttgttatattcctagacttttaCTTCAACTGTGACAAAGAAGTAAAAAACGAATGAAAACAATGTCAGTACTTCAAAGGGCACATTTAATTCAAATCTGTAAATGAATTACTTAGCACAAAGTGTATGAAGAAGTAGTTTCTGGACTTAAAAGCTCAATATCGAGATAAGCTCAAAGAGAATCACTTGGAATTACCTTGATAAAAGTTTATAGTAACAGTTGCTCCTGAAAATGCGCCTGCGTTAAAGTTAACCGTTTCCTGGCTTTGCGATGCGAAATTTTGCATCGTGATGGGTGATCTTGGCACTGTGTTTCCGACTAGAGGACAATCTGCCTCTGCAGTTTGCTCTTGCCTCTCTAAACTTTCAAAACATGCAGTACTGAGTGAATGggaaatttccttttgtttaacCTCAGAAAGGCGCCTTGAATAAGAGCGAATGCTGCTCTCAGACTTGTGGCCAGAAACACGCATTATATGGCGGGCCTCAAAATTACACTCGTCTAATAACGATACTGCAGTTGCCCTAATACAATGATTGGTGTACTGATAAGACAATTGTATTTCCTTTGAAATGGAACTCATTAACGTAGCTAGCGTATTTTTCCCGAGAGGAGCATTACAATACCAAACTTCATCACTTTCGCTAAAACTTTCACGCGCCTTCGGCCTTTGCCACAAACACGACAAATTAGGATTAAGCTTTGATAAATACAGTTCAAAAGTTTTTACTGGACAGTACGGACTATTCGGTCTTTCATACATACGGCCTTCACCTGGAGAATCATCCGGTTGATCCTTTCCCCTGTGATTTTTGTCCAGTTCATCAAGTGCTTGATATACGTACTTCTTACCAGTTCCATCAGCCTGCACGGCAAACGTCTGTTTTGTAAGAAGACGGAGATTTTCTCTCCCGCGGCGAATTAGGTGGAACATGAGATTAAACCAAACCACTTGCTGGAGGGATTTAGGATCTGGAGAGGATGGATTGTAGCAAGACTGAATTTTTTCTAGATCTTCCTTTGATATCGGCCTGTGGTGATCAACTCTACCAAATCCTTGCCGCTTTAACTCGACAACTGCCGCCTCATAAACTTGATTTGATTTGGAAAACTCGCCGTCATTAATGATGTCAAAATCTCTTTTCAGTAGAAAGTGCCTTTGCAGACCAAATCGTAGTCCCATCAAGGCAGTCTTTTTGTAATTGTCTCCATTCTTTTTCCGGGCATTCGGCCAGAAATTCGTTAGAAGTTCATTCAGTTCGTTCTTCGACATTTTCTCCAGGGACTCTGTGTTTTTCACGGGTTCTTCAGGCGTAACTTCATTACAGAATGCTAGAAAAGTAGCAACGGCATTTTTAGTCGCTCTCCTTGTATTTTCGGAATCCTTGGCCTCAACCAGTTGCTGTATCTCTTCATTTGTGAGCTGTTTGAATCGTTTCCTTACAGGTTCAGGCtccatattttttgttttgctgcgTTCATTCACAAAAGTTAAAATTCCCGCTTTCAATCACGCCACTTtgcaccatgctttgatcacgtgctgtaatgtatcccgagcggggtacattgcgtgatgtatcacgatcgggatacatttgattttagtcaaggccacgtgaccaggAATCAACCAATGACAGCCCCTggttagttgagtgaaagtctaggaatataacaaataCATATATCGGCGGAGTCTTTCCATAGATTGCTGGAAATCCAAACAGGTACTTCATTTTAGCAGCCACATTTTATTTTCTCACACATTTGCATGGCAGCCCAACTATTGCGTACTACTTAGTATCACTCTACTCAACAGAAAatcaatctcaacgctatgcgGAACTGAAAGGAGAACACTAATGTCCCTGATTTTACGTAGTTTCCCGTGAGGGCATTGCAGCCAGGGATCCTGCAGAATGTACTTTCTTATAATTAGTGTGATCAACCTCTTACTGCCTTAATTTATCAgacaattttatattttcaaagccCCGGTTTGAAAGTCTACGACTGCCTTGTAACAGATCTTGGATCGAGAGAGTGTGATATTTCGAAAATGCATCAGTAATCGTTTGAGGATCTTACGGGCAGAAAACACTAACCTGGTCCGATGAAAAGTTATGTCATTcaagttttttcaaacttttggtAACAGAATTTAGTTCACTATAATTGGTGCAAATTGACGCCTGGTACAGCATGCGCCGATTTGAAAAGGTTAACATAACAACGTTAGTGTTCACGTTTCGCAAGTTAACAGGGAACGACCATTAAATTTTGTTGGGCTTTGTTCCATTAACCACTTTTTGCAAATTGCAGTTCACACTTCTAGGATAAAGTGTCTTTGACTTTAGTGCTACGCTACTTCAGTATTCTCATTACACGTCATTAATTTCAGGCAACCGGCTCAGTAGCCAGTTGACGTAGCAGGAATTTAAGGATCTTTAAGCCTCC encodes:
- the LOC140927193 gene encoding zinc finger MYM-type protein 2-like, coding for MEPEPVRKRFKQLTNEEIQQLVEAKDSENTRRATKNAVATFLAFCNEVTPEEPVKNTESLEKMSKNELNELLTNFWPNARKKNGDNYKKTALMGLRFGLQRHFLLKRDFDIINDGEFSKSNQVYEAAVVELKRQGFGRVDHHRPISKEDLEKIQSCYNPSSPDPKSLQQVVWFNLMFHLIRRGRENLRLLTKQTFAVQADGTGKKYVYQALDELDKNHRGKDQPDDSPGEGRMYERPNSPYCPVKTFELYLSKLNPNLSCLWQRPKARESFSESDEVWYCNAPLGKNTLATLMSSISKEIQLSYQYTNHCIRATAVSLLDECNFEARHIMRVSGHKSESSIRSYSRRLSEVKQKEISHSLSTACFESLERQEQTAEADCPLVGNTVPRSPITMQNFASQSQETVNFNAGAFSGATVTINFYQGNSK